The following proteins are encoded in a genomic region of Corynebacterium atypicum:
- the ygfZ gene encoding CAF17-like 4Fe-4S cluster assembly/insertion protein YgfZ, producing MEDTSDYRSPLLDLDGAVAAAPDDPQHRGVDVAGVAWHYGDPFGEQRAIGSGGVWIDRSQRRVLKVSGPDAAEYLNNLLSQQLIDAADGFTAEALDLDAQGHVAHHAFVSVTGSEFYLDLPAGPAASLKSYLEKMVFWAQVTIEEPPLGVVTVLGGSLPTGLDAATLSRRVDWLGPERWDVLVDRGQVARVAEQLSAAGLRPAGLMAFTAERIKALEPEQEADLDHKSIAHEVAHWIGRGDRLGAVHLHKGCYRGQETVSRVENVGRSPRLMVLLQLDGSDPQLPAPGTPLQLGGRAVGRLGSVAHDCDDGPIALGIVKRSALNRGQLTAGSTACLVDPDSLPTDEGEHAGRVAIDRLRAARNQAEQ from the coding sequence GTGGAAGATACTTCTGATTACCGGTCCCCCTTGCTCGACCTCGACGGCGCGGTGGCGGCCGCGCCCGACGATCCCCAGCACCGCGGCGTGGATGTGGCGGGCGTCGCCTGGCACTACGGTGATCCCTTCGGCGAGCAGCGCGCCATCGGCTCCGGCGGGGTGTGGATCGACCGCTCGCAGCGGCGGGTGCTCAAGGTCTCTGGGCCCGACGCCGCCGAGTATTTGAACAATCTGCTGTCTCAGCAGCTTATCGACGCCGCGGACGGCTTTACCGCCGAGGCCCTCGACCTCGACGCCCAGGGCCATGTGGCGCATCACGCGTTTGTCAGCGTGACCGGCTCCGAGTTCTACCTTGATTTACCCGCCGGGCCGGCGGCGAGCTTGAAGAGCTACTTAGAAAAGATGGTGTTCTGGGCGCAAGTGACCATCGAAGAGCCCCCGTTGGGAGTAGTAACCGTTCTGGGCGGGAGCTTGCCCACCGGGCTCGACGCCGCGACGCTGTCCCGCCGTGTCGACTGGCTGGGGCCAGAGCGCTGGGACGTCCTGGTCGACCGGGGCCAGGTGGCCCGAGTGGCCGAGCAGCTGTCGGCCGCCGGGCTGCGCCCGGCCGGATTGATGGCGTTTACCGCCGAGCGCATCAAGGCCTTAGAGCCCGAGCAGGAAGCGGACTTAGACCACAAGTCCATCGCCCACGAGGTGGCCCACTGGATCGGGCGCGGTGACCGGCTCGGCGCGGTGCACCTGCACAAGGGCTGCTACCGGGGCCAGGAGACCGTCTCGCGGGTGGAGAACGTGGGCCGCTCCCCGCGGCTGATGGTGTTGCTGCAGCTGGACGGCTCCGACCCCCAGCTGCCAGCCCCGGGGACCCCGCTGCAGCTGGGCGGGCGCGCCGTGGGCAGGCTCGGCAGCGTCGCGCACGATTGCGACGACGGCCCGATCGCGCTCGGCATCGTGAAGCGCTCGGCGCTGAACCGCGGTCAACTGACCGCCGGCTCCACCGCCTGCCTGGTAGATCCAGACAGCCTGCCTACGGACGAAGGTGAGCACGCGGGCAGGGTGGCGATCGACCGACTGCGCGCGGCCCGAAACCAAGCCGAGCAGTAG
- a CDS encoding DUF3073 domain-containing protein has product MGRGRAKAKQTKVARRLKYYTPEMDLESLQRELAGKAPGRSASDQDDGLGQDGYDDYEDPYADYFADEDEGESHAGGR; this is encoded by the coding sequence ATGGGCCGCGGACGCGCGAAGGCGAAGCAGACCAAAGTTGCACGCCGGTTGAAGTACTACACGCCCGAGATGGACCTCGAGTCGCTCCAGCGGGAGCTCGCTGGGAAGGCTCCCGGACGCTCTGCGTCTGACCAAGACGATGGGCTTGGCCAAGACGGCTACGACGACTACGAGGACCCTTACGCCGACTACTTTGCCGACGAAGACGAAGGTGAAAGCCACGCGGGCGGCCGTTGA
- the purM gene encoding phosphoribosylformylglycinamidine cyclo-ligase has product MSDSKPRQAPPGASYKAAGVDIDAGDEAVRLIAPLARTASRPEVRGGIGGFAGLFALGKYREPLLAAGSDGVGTKLAIAQAMGVHSTIGIDLVAMCVDDVVVCGAEPLFLQDYIAIGKVEPELVASIVSGVAEGCIQAGCALLGGETAEHPGMMQPGQYDVSATAVGVVEASQVLGPERVRAGDVVIGMASSGLHSNGYSLARHVLLERAGLPLEGQLEELGTTLGEELLTPTRIYARDCLELANECEVHAFCHVTGGGLAGNLARVIPHGVTARVNRGAWTPSQIFRTIQSLGQVSQEEMEKTFNMGIGMVAVVAPGDRDRALAILAARHVLAMEIGTVGEAEDGSAPVVLSGTHPGY; this is encoded by the coding sequence ATGTCTGATTCGAAGCCCCGTCAGGCGCCCCCCGGCGCCTCCTACAAGGCGGCCGGCGTGGATATCGACGCCGGCGACGAAGCGGTGCGGCTGATCGCCCCGCTGGCGCGCACGGCCAGCCGCCCGGAGGTGCGCGGCGGCATCGGCGGATTCGCCGGGTTATTCGCCCTGGGGAAGTACCGCGAGCCGCTGCTGGCCGCCGGCTCCGACGGCGTGGGTACCAAGCTGGCCATCGCGCAGGCGATGGGCGTGCACAGCACGATCGGCATCGACCTGGTGGCCATGTGCGTCGATGATGTGGTGGTCTGTGGCGCAGAGCCGCTGTTTCTGCAGGACTACATCGCCATCGGCAAAGTGGAGCCCGAGCTGGTTGCCAGCATCGTCTCCGGGGTCGCCGAAGGGTGCATCCAGGCCGGCTGCGCGCTGCTTGGCGGCGAGACGGCGGAGCATCCCGGGATGATGCAGCCCGGGCAGTACGACGTCTCGGCGACGGCCGTGGGAGTCGTCGAGGCCAGCCAGGTGCTCGGCCCGGAGCGGGTGCGCGCCGGAGACGTCGTGATCGGTATGGCCTCCTCCGGACTGCACTCCAACGGTTACTCGTTGGCCCGCCACGTGCTGCTCGAGCGCGCCGGGCTTCCGCTCGAGGGCCAGCTCGAGGAGCTGGGCACGACGCTGGGCGAGGAGCTGCTCACCCCCACGCGCATCTACGCCCGCGACTGCCTGGAGCTGGCCAACGAATGCGAGGTGCACGCGTTCTGCCACGTCACCGGCGGAGGGCTGGCCGGCAACCTCGCCCGGGTCATACCGCACGGCGTGACGGCGCGGGTCAACCGCGGGGCGTGGACGCCCAGCCAGATCTTCCGGACGATCCAGTCGCTCGGGCAGGTCAGCCAAGAGGAGATGGAAAAGACCTTCAACATGGGCATCGGTATGGTCGCCGTGGTCGCCCCCGGGGACCGGGACCGGGCCCTGGCCATCCTGGCCGCCCGCCATGTGCTCGCAATGGAGATCGGCACCGTCGGCGAGGCCGAGGACGGCAGCGCCCCGGTCGTGCTCAGCGGCACGCATCCGGGCTACTAG
- the purF gene encoding amidophosphoribosyltransferase, giving the protein MATENPPVIHLDDCQETKPREECGVFGVWAPGEEVAKLTYFGLFALQHRGQEAAGIAAGDGDRIVVYKDMGLVSQVFDEPLLSAFEGDVAIGHTRYSTAGGKDWSNVQPMFRSTSQGTDIALGHNGNLVNYRQLRDEAVNTGLIDRDDASDTTALTALLAHEASAAGGLFEAARRLLPRVEGAFCLTFTDGTTLYAARDPHGVRPLALGRLERGWVIASETCALDIVGASFVREIEPGEMIAINQSGIRSARFAAARPRGCVFEYVYLARPDSVIRGRAVNEARLEIGRELFRQAPAEGDLVMPVPESGTPAAVGFAQESGIPFGQGLVKNAYVGRTFIQPTQTLRKLGIRLKLNPLKHMIQGRRLVVVDDSIVRGNTQRALIRMLREAGAAEVHVRIASPPVKWPCFYGIDFASPGELIANSAPVDDLAAVELAICTAIGADSLGFVTIDAMVRATGQPRGELCTACFDGRYPLGIPGGNRNAKAVASLQKCGSVDEFNELALAAEMKGTK; this is encoded by the coding sequence GTGGCAACTGAGAATCCTCCCGTGATACATCTCGATGACTGCCAAGAGACCAAGCCGCGCGAGGAATGCGGCGTCTTCGGGGTCTGGGCGCCCGGGGAAGAGGTGGCCAAACTCACCTACTTCGGCCTTTTCGCCCTCCAGCACCGCGGCCAGGAGGCCGCCGGCATCGCCGCCGGAGACGGCGATCGCATCGTGGTGTACAAGGATATGGGGCTGGTCTCCCAGGTCTTCGACGAGCCGCTGCTCAGCGCTTTCGAGGGCGACGTGGCTATCGGGCACACGCGCTACTCCACAGCCGGAGGCAAGGACTGGTCCAATGTGCAGCCGATGTTTCGGTCGACGTCGCAAGGCACGGATATTGCGCTGGGGCACAACGGTAACTTGGTCAACTATCGGCAGCTGCGCGACGAAGCCGTGAACACCGGCCTGATCGATCGAGACGACGCCTCAGACACCACGGCCCTGACGGCGCTTCTCGCCCACGAGGCGTCCGCCGCTGGCGGGCTCTTCGAGGCGGCCCGCAGGCTGCTTCCCCGGGTTGAGGGGGCCTTCTGCCTGACGTTTACTGATGGCACGACGCTCTACGCGGCCCGCGACCCCCACGGGGTACGCCCGCTCGCGCTCGGCCGGCTGGAGCGGGGTTGGGTGATCGCCTCGGAGACCTGCGCGCTCGACATCGTCGGAGCCTCTTTCGTGAGGGAGATCGAGCCGGGCGAGATGATCGCCATCAACCAATCGGGGATTCGCTCCGCGCGGTTTGCCGCTGCGCGCCCGCGCGGCTGCGTCTTCGAGTACGTCTACCTCGCCCGCCCCGACTCGGTGATCCGCGGGCGGGCGGTCAACGAAGCGCGCCTGGAGATCGGCCGCGAGCTTTTCCGCCAGGCCCCGGCCGAGGGCGACCTGGTGATGCCGGTTCCCGAGTCGGGGACCCCGGCGGCCGTGGGGTTTGCGCAAGAATCCGGCATCCCGTTCGGCCAGGGGCTGGTGAAAAACGCCTACGTGGGGCGCACCTTCATCCAACCCACGCAGACGCTGCGCAAGCTGGGGATCCGGCTCAAGCTCAACCCGCTCAAGCACATGATCCAGGGCCGCAGGCTGGTGGTCGTGGACGATTCGATCGTCCGCGGCAACACGCAGCGGGCGCTGATCCGCATGCTGCGCGAGGCGGGCGCGGCCGAGGTGCACGTGCGCATCGCCTCGCCGCCGGTGAAGTGGCCGTGCTTCTACGGCATCGACTTTGCCAGCCCGGGCGAGCTCATCGCCAACTCGGCGCCGGTGGACGACCTAGCGGCGGTGGAGTTGGCGATCTGTACCGCGATCGGGGCGGACTCCCTGGGCTTTGTCACTATCGACGCGATGGTGCGCGCCACCGGGCAGCCCCGCGGTGAGCTCTGCACCGCCTGTTTCGACGGCCGCTATCCGCTCGGAATTCCCGGCGGCAACCGCAACGCCAAGGCGGTAGCCTCGCTACAGAAGTGCGGCAGCGTAGACGAGTTCAACGAGCTCGCGCTGGCTGCGGAGATGAAAGGAACCAAGTAA
- a CDS encoding sterol carrier family protein, with product MKKIDPAQVRADVLAVADWVRDPQQETRPERSALARAVRGSVRMLAQEAPGHAVELRVPPFAAVQCIDGPRHTRGTPPNVVETDPATWLRLAVGLADFDSAVAAGKVTSSGSRASDVAAHLPVVALGR from the coding sequence GTGAAGAAGATCGACCCGGCCCAGGTTCGTGCGGACGTGCTCGCGGTAGCCGACTGGGTGCGCGACCCGCAGCAGGAGACCCGGCCCGAGCGCAGCGCGTTAGCCCGCGCGGTGCGCGGCAGCGTCCGCATGCTCGCCCAGGAGGCCCCCGGCCACGCCGTAGAACTGCGGGTGCCGCCCTTCGCCGCGGTGCAGTGCATCGATGGCCCGCGGCACACCCGCGGCACCCCGCCCAACGTCGTCGAGACGGACCCCGCGACGTGGCTGCGCCTGGCCGTTGGGCTCGCGGATTTTGATTCCGCGGTCGCCGCCGGCAAGGTGACCAGCTCCGGGTCCCGGGCCAGCGACGTTGCGGCCCATCTGCCGGTGGTGGCGTTAGGGCGCTGA
- a CDS encoding acyl-CoA thioesterase has translation MDAQDQPATPSPSITLRFMASPTDVLMAGTKGVSGGRVLEWIDKAAYACATQWSGTYCVTAYVGHIHFMRPIPSGHMVEVRSRIAMTGRSSMHIVNEVLSADPRDGRFSRACDCLVIFVAKDTATGRSMPVPKFEPSAQEERRVWEAAESRIALRKAIEAEMAKQTYDGPSEAPRLITRFLAKPTDVNWGGKVHGGTAMEWIDEAGTACTMEFSGIRTVAVYAGGIRFYQPISIGDLIEVDARLMRTDARSMQMSIHVRAGDAHRGRSELETAIHATVTYIGMGVDGNPQFARQFVPRTEEDIRLADHAQVLRDLRADYAPKSLTPQVTHQRID, from the coding sequence ATGGACGCCCAGGACCAACCCGCCACCCCCTCCCCCTCGATCACGCTTCGGTTCATGGCCTCGCCTACCGACGTACTCATGGCCGGCACCAAGGGGGTCTCCGGCGGCCGCGTTTTGGAGTGGATTGACAAAGCCGCCTACGCGTGCGCTACCCAGTGGTCCGGCACCTACTGCGTGACCGCTTACGTCGGCCACATCCACTTCATGCGCCCTATCCCCTCGGGCCACATGGTGGAGGTGCGCTCGCGCATCGCGATGACAGGGCGCAGCTCGATGCACATCGTCAACGAGGTGCTCTCGGCCGACCCGCGTGACGGGCGCTTTTCGCGCGCCTGCGACTGCCTGGTGATATTCGTGGCGAAGGACACGGCGACGGGGCGCTCCATGCCGGTGCCCAAGTTCGAGCCGTCGGCGCAGGAGGAGCGCCGGGTCTGGGAGGCCGCGGAGTCGCGCATCGCGTTGCGCAAGGCAATCGAGGCCGAGATGGCCAAGCAGACTTATGACGGCCCCTCGGAGGCGCCGCGGCTGATCACGCGCTTTCTTGCCAAGCCCACGGACGTCAACTGGGGCGGCAAGGTGCACGGCGGCACCGCGATGGAGTGGATCGATGAGGCCGGCACCGCATGCACGATGGAGTTCTCCGGGATCCGCACGGTGGCGGTCTACGCCGGGGGTATCCGTTTCTACCAACCCATTTCCATCGGCGACCTGATCGAGGTGGACGCCCGCCTGATGCGCACCGACGCCCGCTCGATGCAGATGTCTATTCACGTGCGCGCTGGCGACGCCCACCGGGGCCGCAGCGAACTCGAGACGGCCATTCACGCCACCGTGACCTACATTGGAATGGGGGTAGACGGCAACCCCCAATTCGCCCGGCAGTTCGTGCCGCGCACCGAGGAGGATATCCGGCTCGCGGATCACGCCCAGGTGCTGCGCGACCTGCGCGCCGACTACGCCCCGAAGTCGCTGACCCCCCAAGTGACCCACCAGAGAATCGACTAG
- a CDS encoding FecCD family ABC transporter permease produces the protein MINTLGLAAARRRAAAWGLGLSVVLAATFIVGVGAGPVSVPAEASLAIIAHHLFGAPLGADLALHDAIIWEIRLPRIVLGGLVGAGLALSGAVLQTLVRNLLADPFVLGVNSGASTGAALAILFGLGAGFGDYALQGSAFVGALAASLLLYAVARSQGRLTSIRLLMAGVAIGYALSAVTSFLIFASDSAESSRSVMFWLLGSLGLARWDGPLAVVAVVVALSTAVLMLVSRNLDALSVGDDTALTAGVNPERFRAFMLVVVCLLVGAIVPMAGSISFVGLVVPHLARRFVGGSHRVVIPISAPMGAILLIWADIGARTLLAPRELSIGIITALVGAPFLLILVRRMHASAG, from the coding sequence GTGATCAACACCTTGGGGCTGGCTGCAGCGAGACGCCGCGCCGCAGCATGGGGCCTGGGCTTAAGCGTCGTGCTCGCCGCCACTTTCATCGTAGGCGTCGGCGCGGGCCCGGTATCCGTACCCGCCGAAGCCAGCCTCGCGATCATCGCGCACCACCTCTTTGGCGCGCCACTGGGCGCCGACCTCGCCCTCCACGACGCCATCATCTGGGAGATTCGGCTGCCGCGCATCGTCCTCGGCGGCCTGGTCGGCGCGGGGCTCGCGCTATCCGGAGCCGTCCTACAGACCCTGGTGCGCAACCTGTTGGCCGATCCCTTCGTGTTGGGCGTGAACTCTGGGGCGAGCACCGGAGCGGCCCTGGCCATCCTCTTCGGACTCGGCGCGGGGTTTGGCGATTACGCCTTGCAGGGCAGCGCATTTGTGGGCGCGCTAGCCGCCTCACTCCTGCTCTACGCCGTTGCCCGCTCCCAGGGCCGGCTGACCTCAATCCGGCTGCTCATGGCCGGCGTGGCCATCGGCTACGCACTCTCCGCCGTGACCAGCTTCTTAATCTTCGCCTCCGATAGCGCAGAGAGTTCGCGCTCGGTGATGTTCTGGCTGCTCGGCTCCCTGGGCCTGGCCCGCTGGGACGGGCCACTCGCCGTGGTCGCCGTGGTCGTCGCGCTCAGCACCGCGGTGTTGATGCTGGTCAGCAGGAACCTCGACGCGCTGTCGGTGGGCGACGACACGGCCCTAACCGCCGGGGTGAACCCGGAGCGATTCCGGGCCTTCATGCTCGTCGTCGTCTGTCTGCTCGTCGGCGCGATCGTCCCGATGGCCGGCTCGATCAGCTTCGTCGGCCTAGTAGTCCCCCACCTCGCCCGGCGGTTTGTCGGCGGCTCTCACCGCGTGGTCATCCCGATCAGCGCGCCCATGGGCGCGATCCTGCTGATCTGGGCCGACATCGGCGCGCGCACCCTGCTCGCACCCCGCGAGCTGTCCATCGGGATCATCACCGCGCTCGTCGGCGCGCCCTTCCTCCTTATCCTCGTGCGTCGTATGCACGCCTCCGCGGGCTGA
- a CDS encoding ABC transporter substrate-binding protein: MKLNALAAVIAALAIAGPLTACTSSPGSGSATDQTTAAAGTTTGATSVTNCGAEVTFDEAPQRVTLLKPASVPSLAELELLDKVTAKAGRYPAEYYDSATNAALDQIPSITDKLDAGGHLQISKEEVVATSPDLVTGFTDTVNRETMAGTAGIKMIENPALCGALKGEATWEDVFNDVRLFGAIFDKADKAEEVIGELKDRIAALEKDAADAQPTTVTVLYPTVGDGVTYAYGTGSGSHPVVKSAGLDNVYGDQKDRVFEVTAEDLVAKNPDVILSLYSEGEAGPVVDTIKKMTDMDRVTAVRHDAILPLLLNFVEPPTPLAVDGLEKLDQFLKEHR, encoded by the coding sequence ATGAAGCTCAACGCCCTCGCCGCGGTAATTGCTGCCCTGGCGATCGCCGGCCCCTTGACTGCCTGCACCAGCTCGCCGGGCTCCGGAAGCGCAACCGACCAAACCACCGCCGCGGCCGGCACCACTACCGGCGCGACCAGCGTAACCAACTGCGGTGCCGAGGTCACCTTCGATGAGGCCCCGCAGCGGGTCACGCTGCTCAAGCCGGCCTCGGTCCCCTCCCTGGCCGAGCTCGAGCTCTTGGACAAGGTCACCGCCAAGGCCGGCCGGTACCCGGCGGAGTACTACGACTCCGCCACCAACGCCGCGCTCGACCAGATCCCCTCGATCACGGACAAGCTCGATGCCGGCGGCCACCTGCAGATATCCAAGGAAGAGGTCGTAGCCACCAGCCCGGACCTCGTCACCGGCTTTACCGATACGGTCAACCGGGAGACCATGGCCGGCACTGCCGGCATCAAGATGATTGAGAACCCGGCCTTGTGCGGAGCCCTCAAGGGCGAGGCAACCTGGGAGGACGTGTTCAACGACGTGCGTCTTTTTGGCGCGATCTTTGATAAAGCGGATAAGGCCGAGGAGGTTATCGGCGAACTCAAGGACCGCATCGCGGCCTTGGAAAAGGACGCGGCCGACGCCCAGCCGACGACCGTCACCGTCCTCTACCCCACAGTCGGCGACGGGGTGACCTACGCCTACGGCACCGGTTCGGGTAGCCACCCGGTAGTCAAGTCCGCCGGGTTAGATAACGTATACGGGGACCAAAAAGACCGCGTGTTCGAGGTCACCGCAGAAGACCTGGTGGCCAAGAACCCGGACGTCATTCTGTCGCTCTACTCCGAGGGCGAGGCCGGCCCCGTCGTCGACACTATTAAGAAGATGACGGACATGGACCGCGTCACCGCCGTGCGCCACGACGCGATTCTGCCGCTGTTGCTCAACTTTGTCGAGCCGCCAACTCCCCTGGCCGTCGACGGGCTAGAAAAGCTCGACCAGTTCCTTAAGGAGCACCGCTAA
- a CDS encoding ABC transporter ATP-binding protein — translation MITACGITVDRGGTRVLDGVDLEVFPQETLGLVGPNGSGKTTLLRCLFGAVSPTAGTVTIDGVAVHDWGRRELARTLAVVTQEHESDIPIRVAELVMLGRLPHLGLTTKPGEEDEEIVAEALASLGALHLATRDMLSLSGGERQRALIARSLAQRTPYIFLDEPTNHLDVRYQYDLLDLLAHKQGSTTVVLHDLNLAAEYCDRIVLLDSGRVVKTGTPDEVFRPEVLEPVYRAPVERLDVNGRIVLLFSKANDEFRQHIPH, via the coding sequence ATGATTACCGCCTGCGGCATCACCGTCGACCGGGGTGGCACCCGCGTGCTCGACGGCGTCGACCTCGAGGTTTTCCCGCAGGAAACCCTAGGCCTGGTAGGCCCCAACGGAAGCGGGAAGACCACCTTGCTGCGCTGCCTGTTCGGCGCGGTCAGCCCCACCGCGGGCACGGTCACGATCGATGGCGTCGCGGTGCACGACTGGGGCCGCCGCGAGCTCGCCCGCACGCTGGCGGTAGTCACCCAGGAACACGAGTCCGACATCCCCATCCGGGTCGCCGAGCTGGTGATGCTCGGCCGCTTGCCGCACCTGGGGCTCACGACAAAGCCGGGCGAAGAAGACGAGGAGATTGTCGCCGAGGCGCTGGCTAGCCTGGGCGCGCTGCACCTGGCTACCCGCGACATGCTGAGCCTGTCTGGTGGCGAGCGGCAGCGCGCGCTGATTGCCCGCAGCTTGGCTCAGCGCACCCCGTACATCTTCCTCGACGAGCCCACCAACCACCTCGACGTCCGCTATCAATACGACCTACTTGACCTGCTCGCTCATAAACAGGGCTCCACCACGGTGGTGCTCCACGACCTCAACCTTGCCGCCGAGTACTGCGATCGCATCGTGCTCCTGGACTCGGGCCGGGTGGTGAAGACGGGCACCCCGGACGAGGTGTTTCGCCCCGAGGTCCTCGAGCCCGTCTACCGGGCTCCGGTGGAGCGCCTCGACGTCAACGGCAGGATCGTCCTCCTCTTTTCTAAGGCTAATGATGAATTTAGGCAACACATCCCCCATTAA
- a CDS encoding class I SAM-dependent methyltransferase translates to MMNLGNTSPIKTDGQRPGAPTEGLQKRLDEYWDKRASAYHSYQLSSGRASVDRALWRRIFLSRLPRPHGGVRILDVGCGSGYLTNLLTEEGFDVTGIDSSQGMLTAARADAIERAERHVDSARFVLADAVSVTASGLARAGAFAPFDAVVCRFVLWTLRDPVAALRRWATLVRPGGRIVCVDASWYPEGVPGDLDVDSEAGPDAFRNTYNPTTLSLLPLATAHGELEFMEAFEDAGLTEVAVNPVPEVQEYDRVFGTAPGHESRPHFVASARVPA, encoded by the coding sequence ATGATGAATTTAGGCAACACATCCCCCATTAAGACCGACGGCCAGCGCCCGGGCGCACCCACAGAGGGGCTTCAAAAGCGCCTCGACGAGTACTGGGACAAGCGCGCCAGCGCCTATCACAGCTACCAGCTTTCGAGCGGCCGGGCGAGCGTCGATCGCGCGCTGTGGCGCCGAATATTTCTCTCGCGCCTGCCGCGCCCGCACGGCGGGGTGCGCATTCTCGACGTGGGTTGCGGCTCGGGCTACCTGACGAATCTGCTCACCGAAGAGGGCTTCGACGTCACCGGAATCGACAGCTCCCAGGGCATGCTGACCGCCGCGCGGGCGGACGCCATCGAGCGCGCGGAGCGGCACGTCGACAGCGCGCGCTTTGTGCTTGCCGACGCCGTGTCGGTCACCGCCAGCGGCCTCGCCCGGGCCGGCGCGTTCGCGCCCTTCGACGCGGTGGTCTGCAGATTTGTGCTCTGGACGCTGCGCGACCCCGTCGCCGCGCTACGCCGGTGGGCCACGCTGGTCCGCCCGGGCGGGCGCATAGTGTGCGTGGACGCCTCCTGGTACCCGGAGGGCGTTCCCGGCGACCTCGACGTCGATTCGGAGGCCGGGCCGGACGCGTTCCGCAACACCTACAACCCGACCACCCTGTCTCTGCTGCCGCTGGCTACCGCCCACGGAGAGCTGGAGTTCATGGAGGCGTTCGAAGACGCCGGCCTGACCGAGGTCGCGGTGAACCCCGTGCCGGAGGTCCAGGAGTACGACAGGGTCTTCGGCACCGCGCCCGGGCACGAGTCCCGGCCCCACTTCGTCGCCTCGGCGCGCGTGCCTGCCTAG